In Arachis hypogaea cultivar Tifrunner chromosome 7, arahy.Tifrunner.gnm2.J5K5, whole genome shotgun sequence, the genomic window TCCTGCGCAATTTTAAGGGTCTTATATACGACAACAACGACCACAGAGACTTTGATCGGAGATGGGCAGCGATTTTGGATAAGTTTTTTGGCTATATAAGGACGACGTCACAGTGCGAAGGTATAAATTCTCTCATCAGGTTTTATGTCAATCGCAAGAACACCCTCATTGACTTCATGCACAACCTGGATAGGGCCTTAAAGGAGtataaaaataatgaattaattGCTGACTTTACGTCTCAGTGCTCAGAGCCAGTGATGATTACCTCGTTGGAGGTATATGAAAGCTCTGCATCATGTTATTTCACTCGAAATATTTTTAAGGAAATTCGTAATGAGATTCAGAGGGCAGGGGCTTTGAACATCAAGGTACTAAGCACAACCTTCGACAAGGTAGAGTTCAGTGTGACTGCTCTCGGAGACCCGGCCAAAGATCGACGGGTGGTAGTCGATAGAAGTAAGAATCTGTTCTCGTGCTCGTGCAAGTTGTTTACATCAAGTGGTATTCCCTGTAGTCATGTTTTCTGTGCCATGAAGTTCGAAAACATACTTGAATTTCCAGATTCGTTGATCTACAAAAGGTAGACAAAGAATGCAAAGAATGAATTTATTAGCACAGAAATGCCCATGAATGATGACGTCGAAAGGGTGTTAAAGTTTCGAGTTGGTGAATTGGCATCGAATTGCAACAAGCTGTGTGATATTGCTTGCAAGGATCTTGCAGACTTTGATGAAGTCCAATCTGAACTTGTGAAGTTAGTTATCTGCTTGCAGTCACGCAAACAAGGCAAGTCAACTCCTAATGTTAACGTGGAAGGCATCAACGATCCCTTTGTTGTCAAAAGCAAAGGTGCCCCTTCGAAGAGGTTTTCTTGGAGGAAGAAGAGAGCATGCTCTAATTGCCACAAGTACGGTCATTACTACAAGCGCTGTCCAGATCTGATGCAGCATAGTGTGCAAAGTAACCCTTGCGATCGATCAGAGACCAATTCATCAGCCAAGGACTCAAGGTTTTAGTCCAGAAAGGTTTTCTAATTCTTCGAGGTCGTTCTCAGTTAAGTCCGAACACCATTCAGGAGCTAAG contains:
- the LOC114924244 gene encoding protein FAR1-RELATED SEQUENCE 5-like, whose amino-acid sequence is MGGKSPKAVITDGDLAMRDAIKNVLPDVTHQLCGWHMQRNAYENIKNPNFLRNFKGLIYDNNDHRDFDRRWAAILDKFFGYIRTTSQCEGINSLIRFYVNRKNTLIDFMHNLDRALKEYKNNELIADFTSQCSEPVMITSLEVYESSASCYFTRNIFKEIRNEIQRAGALNIKVLSTTFDKVEFSVTALGDPAKDRRVVVDRSKNLFSCSCKLFTSSGIPCSHVFCAMKFENILEFPDSLIYKR